The sequence CGTTGTTTGTCTTTCGCGTGCAGCAAAATCAACACGGCGAGCAGATGAAAGAACAGCAGCTGGATTCTTGAGATTTTACACAATTAGCAAATATTTGAGGTTGGCAAACGTCGGCGCTGTCTTTTTAATTGTTTCTAATTTCTAGTGTTGACACGGCGGTGTTGGAAGTGCTCGCACCCAAGACATCTGTCCTAGGAAGCCGTTTCTAGATTGCCGACATCCAGCGCTATCATCTGTTGACTCACACCCACATGTGGAGGATGCGCCCCAGTTAACCGaaatcatttatagtgttgACTTTGGGTGCCATTAACGTTTCATATTCCTGAGCGGAGatcaacattttaattaagcGAAATTATGCGACCTGAGATTTGGATCTTTGAAGAAGCCGCCGGTTAAGAATCTACAAATTTCTGGTGTAAACTGATTTGACTCCGAATTCGTTTTGAGAATTTCAGTGGGTGAGGCTTAGTTTGTTTTAGGATTTCGTTATAATTAACCGTTGATACTTATAAATGCTGGCTATTGTTCTATTGTTTGAGAATTAAATTGTGATACACTTTTTACAAGGTGTCTTAAGATATCTCTTTTATCTTCCGAACGGCAGAGAGTGTTTACTATTCTGAAGTGATGATTCTGTAAAAAACATATCtctttttcaaattaaatatcgAGTACCCATTTTAACGAAATTTTATGATTTTATCTTTTTTAAAACTCATGTTGTTAATAGaacataaaataaatgaatgttaACCCTCTATTATACGTCTAAGGCTTTTATTTGTGttgctttttaattttctttgtAGAAGTGGAGTTATAAATGCACCAACACTAGTATCACTACTTATAATGGTTAAACTAGCATCACGTTCAGGTCATTAGACGTATCATTATAAACTTATGCTTACAATATcaacaaaatataaatttttttgtaaacttcGGACGGGTTTGGCCCAATTCACACAGTTCGTCTCAACTCGATGGACAGATAAGATCTTAAAATCCATCTAACGTTTAGGCTCTGTTGGCCATTGTCAAAATCATCAGTTTCTGTGCGGTCGTCAAAGTGATagctttaaatataaaattaaacaatGGATCACTCCCGCGTTTTGAGGATCACAAATGTTGTGCTTTTACTCACGGCTTATCAGATGCATTGGTTTGAGAAGAAATCGCAGAGGTTCCGATTATCACTTCCAGGAGTGGTCAATATTTTAGTGCTCGGTGTCGTTTATGCCGGATGCTTTTCCCAACATTTTGATTCCACGTCCTCTCTTCTGAAAGTTTTGAAAGATGTGTCACCATTCCTATTCGTATTGACCAGGACGCAACTTTTCTTGGGAGCCAAAGTATTCGCGTATTCAGTCTATTCTTCGGTGAAATCTGTGGGTGCTGTTAATTCCCTGGTAGAATCTCTACCAACCAGAAATTCTGGATTAAGGAAAGATGAGGTCATAGCCTACGTACTACTGGGTTCAACCTTTGGCACTCTCTTCTGTTTTGTGCTCTACATATCGTATGAAATGAATTTCGAGCTGCCTCCGTTGCAAGATGCCATGATCGGATTGGCTCTATTTCTTCCTCATCTGATtttatcaggatcactaaGATTATACATAATATTGGCCTGGTTAACTCGAGGACAATTGAAGCAGTTTAAAAACATTGCAGAGGTGGAGTTAAGTGATAGTTTGATAAAAGACGAAGCGAATGTTGCTTCCACTTCTTTTACTATTTCTACGAAAAGTTCCAGCGTGGAAAATTTAGAAAATCTGAAGAGAAAGCTGGATATTCTGGGTGCCAATTTCCGATTCCTTTTCCAGTCCATTCAGCActctttgatttttcttttTGCCATGAATGGCAACTGTCTACTAGGAGGGATATATTCGTATACATACTACTGGAATACTTGGCACGTAATCTTCGAGGATCGCAAGCGAAGAATCTTCTATGCGGCAAATGCATCCATATATGCTTGTATTGCTAGTGATTACATCTGCCTAATGGTGGTTCTGTTTATGATGGAGAAAGAGGTGaagtataatataatattactGTATGTTATGCAAATTTGTTTATACCTTTTTTGCAGAGGATGAACTTTATTAAGTGTCTAGATTTCTTTTTGGCCAAGAGGAATTCTCTATCGAAGAGAATGCGATCCCTTGCCAAAGATATAAAGAAAGTTCTTAAAATGAACTTCTTGTCCAAATTTTACTCGTTCATTCGATTCAATATTAGTCATGTCAGTTTGGTAAGTTTTTATCTTTGAAAAagtatacattttttgaaggGTATATTTCAGATGGTTTTCCTCCAATTGCTTATAATTACGTTGATTGTGATGTTCCACTATTTGAATGACGAAATTCTGTTGCTGAAAGAAGAGTTGAACACCAAAGACGATAATTAACTTTAGataatatttactttttgTATTCTATACATTTTGCAACCAATGATGTGCTCTATATACTAACTGTGTTTTCTACGTCCTCCCACTCCGGTAACAACTTCATATTAATTACCATCATATGCAAACTTAATCCATAAATTTATCCGTTTGCCAGAGCCAAACAGGACGGAGCAACAAATCACGATTAAGTTGCTAATAAAATGGTTCCCCAATCAAAGTAAAATGTGTGCATTTTGGCTAGAGATGACCTAGCTCCTGGAAAACACCGATTTCTAAATAACTTACAGagcaattaaaaaataatttaaaatagaGGGAGTTCTGAACAAAATAagtttaaatttgtttttaaattgattataaatataattgttGATCTTAATAAATGTACagttaaatataattat is a genomic window of Drosophila suzukii chromosome 2L, CBGP_Dsuzu_IsoJpt1.0, whole genome shotgun sequence containing:
- the Grl40a gene encoding uncharacterized protein Grl40a, encoding MDHSRVLRITNVVLLLTAYQMHWFEKKSQRFRLSLPGVVNILVLGVVYAGCFSQHFDSTSSLLKVLKDVSPFLFVLTRTQLFLGAKVFAYSVYSSVKSVGAVNSLVESLPTRNSGLRKDEVIAYVLLGSTFGTLFCFVLYISYEMNFELPPLQDAMIGLALFLPHLILSGSLRLYIILAWLTRGQLKQFKNIAEVELSDSLIKDEANVASTSFTISTKSSSVENLENLKRKLDILGANFRFLFQSIQHSLIFLFAMNGNCLLGGIYSYTYYWNTWHVIFEDRKRRIFYAANASIYACIASDYICLMVVLFMMEKERMNFIKCLDFFLAKRNSLSKRMRSLAKDIKKVLKMNFLSKFYSFIRFNISHVSLMVFLQLLIITLIVMFHYLNDEILLLKEELNTKDDN